From the genome of Streptomyces sp. NBC_00659, one region includes:
- a CDS encoding prepilin peptidase, producing MDLDLWLVAVAALWGAAAGLLVPRPAYRFAVDPDEPWRDRCPEGQPITGAARGWLGLARSPGGTRYGPAVLLVAPVTALLCAGLAAATGTRPELGVWLLLTPLGVLLAVVDFRVQRLPDALTLPLAGAALVLLGAAAALPEHTGDWPTALLGALALGGGYFVLFLVNPNGMGFGDVKLALGLGAVLGWYGWSVVVLGTFAGFLFGALYGTVLVIARRAGRKTSIPFGPFLIAGAYVGLLIGAYAA from the coding sequence GTGGATCTCGACCTCTGGCTCGTCGCCGTCGCCGCACTCTGGGGCGCGGCGGCGGGGCTCCTGGTGCCCCGGCCCGCGTACCGCTTCGCCGTCGACCCCGACGAACCGTGGCGGGACCGCTGTCCCGAAGGGCAGCCGATCACCGGGGCCGCGCGCGGATGGCTGGGGCTCGCCCGTTCGCCGGGCGGAACCCGTTACGGCCCCGCCGTCCTCCTCGTCGCGCCGGTCACCGCCCTGCTCTGCGCCGGGCTCGCCGCCGCGACCGGTACGCGCCCGGAGCTGGGCGTCTGGCTGCTGCTCACGCCGCTCGGCGTCCTGCTCGCCGTGGTGGACTTCCGGGTGCAGCGGCTGCCGGACGCGCTGACCCTGCCGCTCGCGGGGGCGGCGCTCGTGCTGCTCGGGGCGGCCGCCGCGCTGCCCGAGCACACGGGGGACTGGCCGACCGCGCTGTTGGGGGCGCTCGCGCTCGGGGGCGGGTACTTCGTGCTCTTCCTCGTCAACCCGAACGGCATGGGCTTCGGCGACGTGAAACTCGCCCTCGGTCTCGGCGCGGTGCTCGGCTGGTACGGGTGGAGCGTGGTCGTCCTCGGGACCTTCGCCGGGTTCCTGTTCGGCGCGCTGTACGGGACGGTGCTGGTGATCGCGCGGCGCGCGGGGCGCAAGACGTCGATCCCGTTCGGCCCCTTCCTGATCGCGGGGGCGTACGTGGGGCTGCTGATCGGGGCCTACGCGGCCTGA